From Balneola sp. MJW-20:
GTTCTTTAAGATAAGACCTGTCATCGCAGTGATCAGCAAGACCCACATCCAAATCAGAAGGCGGCTTGTGAAAGGGGTAGTTTTTTTCACCATGAATAGAGAAAGTAAAAACATCCGGATCATTCTTAAATATCTCGGCAGTTCCATTTCCCTGATGAACATCACAGTCAATGACTAAGGCTTTTGATATCCATTTGGATTGCTGCAGTACTCTGATTGCAACCGCAACATCATTATAAACACAAAAACCCTCTCCGTGGTCCGGCATTGCATGATGAGTTCCTCCGGCAAGATTACCTGCAGCACCATCTTGTAAGGCCATCAATGCTGCATTAAGTGTACCCTGTACTGCAAGCCTGGAGCGAATTGCCAGTGATTTGGTCCATGGTAAACCCATGCGTCGTATTTCTTTTCGATCGAGAGTACCTTCCCAGACTGCTTTTGCGTATCTGGGTGTATGGACGGTTATGAGGTTTGAAATATCGGTTAATGAAGGTTCTATTACCTCCTCTTGAGAAATTATACCTTTATTTAATAGATACGAATGTAGTCCCCTGAATTTTTTCATCGGGAAAATGTGCTCATCTGGAATACTGGCATAATAACCGGGACTGTAACTAACTCTCACTCTCCTGCCAGCTTTATTGCGCCCATCATTCTGCCGCTCCGTTTACCTTCTCTTCGATAAGAATAGTACCTGTTGTTCAGAACCGTACAATCTGTATTCAATTCAATGTTTTCCACTTTTAAACCACTACTCATTAATTGATCCATTAGATACTGCTTCAGGTCAATGTGTGGCTTTTCAAAACGGTGATAATCAACAAAGCGTTCAGGAAACCGGTCTGCGACCTCCCTCCCAACTTCAAAGGATTCTATGGAAATACACGGACTTACAAACGCTTTCATTTCGTGGGTGACAGCACCAATATCTGTCATTTTGCTGATCAGATCGGGCACGATTCCTCCTAAGGCACCTCTCCAGCCTGCATGAGCTGCTCCGATAATTTCGTTATCTTCATCGGCAAGAAGTACTACTGCACAGTCTGCTACCTGAATACCCAGTATCAGGTCCTGTTTATCGGTATACATTCCATCTGTTTCAGGAAGTACTCCCCCTTCTGTTACGTACCTTATATTTGTACTGTGCACCTGTTCTGCATAGGCTAATTCAGTCTCATCAGAATTCAGCATTTCGGCCAGGCGTGCTCTGTTTCTGTTTAAAACCAGAGGTCCTTCCGGAGTATTCAATCCAAGATTAAATCCACTAACCACTCCCGGGAATTCAGGATTGTTACGGTTAGCTTCTGTAAAAACTGACCTGATTTTCTTTGGATTAAATATTTCCGGGTGGATATGATCCGGTTCAGAATACATCATTCAGTTTTTTTCGTACCAGCTCCAGGGGAAACTCTTTTCCGGTCCACAATTCAAAGGCTTTTTCAGCCTGATGGATAAGCATTTCTAAACCTCCAACGGGGATACCTCCGGATCGGATCGCCTGATCAAGAAATAAGGTGTCCTGTGGATTGTAAACGATATCATAACAGATCTTCCCATTCAGAAAAGAGATGTCTTTTTCATCTACCGGAGAAGCCTGGGTATTTGGTTCCATTCCCAGGGGAGTGGCATTAACGATCATTGAACATTCCTCATCTGCATATGCCATCCAGTCGTTATATCCGGCCATAATAACTTCCTCCTGTGGCATTTCATACATACCCGGCCTTCGGGATACCAATACGATCTCTTCAGAGCCTGCATTGCGCAAGGCATGTATAATAGCTTTAGTAGCACCTCCGGTTCCAAAGATAATAACCCTCGTACCTTCAATTTCATCAAGCCTGTTTCTGATGGGCTGCGTAAAACCATAGGCATCGGTGTTATAACCGCTCACACCATTCTCCTTTTTAACTATGGTATTGATCGCACCGATCTGAGCAGCGTCTTCATCATAGGAATCCACACTATCAAATAGTGTTTCTTTATAGGGTATGGTCACATTTGCGCCCATAAAAAACGGGCTGTTAAAATGAGCGATGAGTGTGGATATCTCAGATCCTCTGACTCCTACTGCATAATAAGCTGCCGGTATGTTATGATACTCAAGTGCAGTGTTATGAATCAGCGGGGATACACTGTGCCCGATGGGACTCCCGATCAAAAGATAATGTGGTTGCCCGGCCTTATCCGAATTAACGAATTCTGAAAAATTCATGGATAATGATTTAGGTATAAAAAAAATGCGCATCGTGGATGCGCATTAGAGAAAAATATTTAAGTAAGCGGTCAGGCTGTTACTTCTTCGTTGTCTTCAACTGAGACTTCTTTAAAAGTTCCGCCTTCGGCTAATTCTTTGAACTTAGCGAGATCTTTCTTGAGCTGTGCTTCAGAGTTACCGATAAATTCACCCAATTCCTCACTAGGCTCGCCAAAAAAGGTTCTGTAATCAAGTGAAAACTCAACTCTGGTTCTTTCGCCGTTGTCCAGAGGAGTGAATCTGATCGTTCCCGTTTGATTCAGATTTCCATTGATTGTGATCCAGGCAAATCTAGTATTGCGAAGATTATCAATTATATTTGTAGTCCAGTGAAACTCCTCGTCACCAATTTCAGTTTTGTATTCGAAAGTTTGTGAATTGATTCTTTCAACTTTATCAATGCGTTCCAGGAATTTAGGAAATTCAACCGGGTTACTTAGGAGTTCATATACTTTGGCAAGAGGTAGATCAATTTCGATTCTTTCGTGCGCCATAATTTATTACTTCGTGGTTATGATCTTTGTATTTGACTTCATTGATGAACTGATTGTCAGAGAAACAGGCAGGATTCATCCATATTGCTCTAAATTTAAGCATAAAATGACTAAGCCTCAATCACATTAGCTCAGAAAGAACATATATTTTTAATATAGGATGAAAAATAAACCGCAATATTTCTTTTGGTTACTTCCTTTCCTTGTTCTAAGTATCACCATAACTGATGCATATGGACAACAGGTACGCGGGGGATTTTATCGTAACTTCAACGCGGTCCGGAATGATAAAGAGGATGTGTTACTGATCGGTAGAAACCGTTTGATGCTGGATGCAGGTTCTGATTTTTCCAACGGGCAGTTTTTCCTCTCTGTGCAGGCCTTAAATACCTATTCTGATTCTCTGACCAACTTATCAGCAAATATAAGAGAAGCTTATATAGATCTATATTATGACAATTTCGATATCAGAATAGGCAAACAGATAATAGCATTAGGAAGAACACAAGGCGCATTTATTACCGATGTGATCACTCCTCTGGACCTTTCTGAATTCCTCACACAACCGGTAGATGTGATACAGACTGGTATACCGGCGATAAAGTTTACACGTTATTTCGGATCTAATTATTTAGAGGCTGTTTTCAGTCCTGTAACAGCTTCAAACATTTTCGCCAGCCCTGACAATGTTTGGTTTCCCTTTCGTCAGTTCGAAAATACATCGGTCGCCTTTGCCGGTAATACAGTTAATAACACCAGCCCGCTCCCGCAGGGACTGATACGACTGGCTCTGCGAAACAATCTTAAGTGGGATCTGGACCTATTAGCAATGTACTGGGCTCCAGGAAATCCTGCTTTCGGAAAAGATCTTTCACTGGTTGCTGATCCGATTATTCCTGTACCCACCTTGAGTCTGGATGCGCGTTATTTAAGAAGACCGATTCTCGCTTACTCCGGAAATTATATAATCAATGACCGTCTGATCATTAAGTCTGAATCAGCTTTTCATTTCCAGAAATACTTTGACTACCTCCCCACCACTCTTCAGAGTACTCCGGTATCTGAACTTGGCATCCAGGAATTTATAGCACTGAATAACGAGTTTAATGCTAACAGTGATGGATTCCTTTTAAGAAAGCCCTGGCTGAACAGTATGATCGGCATTGATCTTAGTCTTTCTTTTGTTCAGATATCCGCTCAGGTTATTAATGAGTATATCTTCAATTATGACAGCCGACTACTTCAGGATCAATACTTTACTTTCGAAACACTGCAGCTGAGGAAGTCTTTTTTCAGAGATAAATTCACGGTAACTGCATTCGCCCGGTATAATAATAACGGAAGAGACGTGTGGGTAAATCCCGAATTTTCTTATGAGGTAAATGATGTCGTAAATGCAAGTATCGGCGCCCAGATCTTCACCGGAGAAGAATATGAGCCTTACTACGGACATTTTTCTTTTTCTGACTATGAAGGCCTAAGTTTTTTATTTGCAAAAGTCACCGCCTATTTCTAATGTACGGTCGTTAATTGTTACAGTCTGAACTAAAATTAATTTAGCAATTGCAACTATAACGGGTGCAACAGATTACGTAACAAAGACAGCAAATATTAATTTATTTTAATTTTTAAGACTTAGCTGTCTGTGGTATTCTTTGAGGGTATTTAAGAAAAATACAATCATTTAGGTTAGGTCAGCAAAAGAATTTAAGCTGGCTATTTATACATAAGGTACAAACCATTTTTACGTTGGGTTACATGAAGAAGATGAGCAAGAAGGGACTTGCTCTTGTGTTAGTTTTAGCAATCGGTTTAACGGGTAAATCCAAAGCGATGGCACAAGAGGTGGACTGTGCAAATTATCGGTATACAATTCAGGAAGGAGACTACCTCATTAAAATTGCGCGCGAACTAGGTGACAGCTCAAAATGGACTCTTCTTTACAGTATCAATAACGAAACCTTTCCGGATCCTGATCTTATCTACCCCGGACAAAAATTAATCATCCCTCCCTCCTTTTTTAATCAGGTATGCACAACTTTGGATGCAAATCTGATCGAAGTGGATACTATTGCCGAAGTCTTAGACTACCGATCTGAATCTGAGAAGGATCCAACTGCCAATGATGAAGAGCAACTCGCCAAACTGAGGGAATTAATGGCCCAGCTCAGTGAGAAGAAGGAAACAAATACCGATCCGGGACTTGAAATCGACGGACTTATCATTGATGAGACCCGAAGCAAAATGGGAAAAGATTTTTTCGATGTTTTCTATCAGCAATGGATCGCTCCGGAAAACGCTTTGAACTTCACTATCACTATTCAGGAAAGGCCGATGCCTGGTCTCGGTACTATCGTAAGTGTAAAGGTTAATGACCAGAATACTTTCCAAACACGGCTGCAGCCTAAATACGAACTGATCCAGCAATATGGCTGGCAAGCAGTAGTAGCCACCCATCAACACTTAAAATTACAGCCAACATTTAAGATTTATTGATATGAGCATTAAGAAAAGTATTTACAGTTTGGCATTTGCCGCTCTGATCACATTAACGGCCAGCGCCGATGTTTGGGGACAGCAACTGGTCTTTAATTTTCGAAATCCGGCGTTTGGTGGCAACCCGCTCAATTATCAGTGGATGCTAAGTTCAGCTAATGCCCAGAATAAGTATCAAAATGATGGATTTGGAGGATTTAACAGAGATCCTCTGGCAGATTTTCAGCAATCACTTCAGCGACAGGTATTATCCCAGCTAACCAGGGAGATCGTGAGTGAGCGTTTTGGTAATGCTGATTTAACTCAGCAGGGCACATTCGAATTCGGGGAATTCACGATATCCGTCAATCCTGGTTCCGACGGGATCAGTATTACGATCCTAAACATATTAACCGGTGACGAAACAACCATTACAGTTCCGAATATATAATGAATAAGAAGTTACTCTACTCCATATTAGCCATATTTGTTACTGCCTGTTCTGTTCAAAGACCTTTGCAAACAGAGCGGGTATCGATGGGAATTGAAAGCAAAGTAAAAGAGGAACTCAAAGACCTCCCTGCCCCTTCAGAAAAGATTGTTGCCGCTGTTTATCGGTTTAAAGATCAAACCGGACAGTATAAATCTTCCGACCGGATCGCTTCCTGGTCAACCGCTGTCACTCAGGGTGCCACTTCTATCCTGATCAAAGCAATGGAAGACTCCGGATGGTTTATACCCATAGAACGAGAAGGATTGTCCAACCTGTTGAATGAGCGCCAGATCATACAGCAGATAAGAGCTCAGAATTCGGGTACCCAGCAGGTCAGCCCCCTCCCTCCTCTACTGTATGCAGGAGTGATGCTTGAAGGCGGAATCATCGGATATGACACAAATATTATTACCGGAGGTGTTGGAGCAAGATATTTTGGTACCGGAGCCAATGAGCAATTTCGTAAAGATCAGATCACGATCTATTTAAGAGCGGTATCCACACAAAGCGGCCGGGTTCTTAAGACCGTTCATACCACTAAGTCTATTATATCTCAGCAATTGGAAAGCGGGATCTTCAGATTCATCGATTCCAACCGTTTGCTGGAAGCTGAAGCCGGTTATTCCTATAACGAACCTCCTGTTCTTGCGGTAACTGAGGCCATTGATGAAGCTGTTCGTCTCCTGGTGCTCGAAGGAATAGACGAAAACTTATGGACTGCCGCTAACGAATCCGAATATGAGCAATATCTTGCTAATCATGTTGAGATCAACCGGGCAAAAGAAATAAACTACTTTGGAATGGAAGCTCAGCCGGACCGCTCCAAAAGACTGCAGTTCGGTCTTTCCTACATGTATTCTGAGCACATTGGCAATTACTCTGATGTGGTTGGATATTCCGGAGTTCAATTGAGTATTGATAAGCCTCTGCAAAATAATCTGACTGCCAATCTCACATTATTCCGATCCGGTATCGGTGCCAAGAATGTTTTTGAAGATGCCTTAACCGGAGCAGACCTTTCCATGGATCTGTTAATAACCAATTCTCAGATTCCCGTAGCGCCATTTATTGGGCTTGGCGGATCTGTATTGGCCTATGATTATATACCTGAGTTTGCACGATATCGCTTCTTCCCTGCCGCATTATTGAAAGCAGGAGTAGTGTACAAGATCAGTCCCGAAGTGGATCTGAGATTAGGAATTCAATACCGCTACATGCTGAATGATGGCATTGACGGATACAGTGGCGGAAATATTAAAGATCAATACTGGAATTTAAACGGAGGACTCGTTTTCAAGAATTTATTCTAGCTAGGATAAACAGGGTTAAAAAAGCAAAAGACAACACCGGAGAGCCTTACTGTAAAGTAAGGAGGGAAATCACCAGTGCTGCCTCTGCAAGCAGGGAATATAGTAATTTCTTTGTTTGTATGCTTTTGAAGCCCGCCTACCCTTTTTCGGGGGTATTAATTAAAAATCAAATACATACAAACGGAGTAATTATTTATGAAGAAGCTAACAACTCTTCTTTTCGCAATCGCATTCTTTTCAGGAATGACGTTGGCACAGAATAATACATCAACTGTCACACAAAGCGGTCAAGATCACGAAACTACCATTGAACAGGTTGGAACACTTAACTACGCTAATGTAGATCAAAGTGGAAACGGCCAGGGAAATTCAAATGGTAATAAAACGGATCTGACTCAGGTTTCAGATGCAGGTTCATCTACTGCTTACATCACTCAGGAAAGAGTAAATAATGATGTATTTCTTTACCAGGAAGGTTTTAACACCGCTGACATCCAGCAAACTAACACATCATCTTTAATTCGAAACTTTACCAACACAGGTGCAGCTACTCAGATCAGTCTAGGTGCACTTAATACACTGGAAGTTGACCAGG
This genomic window contains:
- a CDS encoding histone deacetylase; this translates as MRVSYSPGYYASIPDEHIFPMKKFRGLHSYLLNKGIISQEEVIEPSLTDISNLITVHTPRYAKAVWEGTLDRKEIRRMGLPWTKSLAIRSRLAVQGTLNAALMALQDGAAGNLAGGTHHAMPDHGEGFCVYNDVAVAIRVLQQSKWISKALVIDCDVHQGNGTAEIFKNDPDVFTFSIHGEKNYPFHKPPSDLDVGLADHCDDRSYLKELELALSAIRSGFDPDLIFYLGGIDPLETDHFGRLSLSLSGLRSREETVLRWVKEWNKPLVLLLSGGYAPTLEDTVTAHAQMYEAAKEMGF
- the pgeF gene encoding peptidoglycan editing factor PgeF, producing MMYSEPDHIHPEIFNPKKIRSVFTEANRNNPEFPGVVSGFNLGLNTPEGPLVLNRNRARLAEMLNSDETELAYAEQVHSTNIRYVTEGGVLPETDGMYTDKQDLILGIQVADCAVVLLADEDNEIIGAAHAGWRGALGGIVPDLISKMTDIGAVTHEMKAFVSPCISIESFEVGREVADRFPERFVDYHRFEKPHIDLKQYLMDQLMSSGLKVENIELNTDCTVLNNRYYSYRREGKRSGRMMGAIKLAGE
- the aroE gene encoding shikimate dehydrogenase yields the protein MNFSEFVNSDKAGQPHYLLIGSPIGHSVSPLIHNTALEYHNIPAAYYAVGVRGSEISTLIAHFNSPFFMGANVTIPYKETLFDSVDSYDEDAAQIGAINTIVKKENGVSGYNTDAYGFTQPIRNRLDEIEGTRVIIFGTGGATKAIIHALRNAGSEEIVLVSRRPGMYEMPQEEVIMAGYNDWMAYADEECSMIVNATPLGMEPNTQASPVDEKDISFLNGKICYDIVYNPQDTLFLDQAIRSGGIPVGGLEMLIHQAEKAFELWTGKEFPLELVRKKLNDVF
- a CDS encoding SRPBCC family protein, with the protein product MAHERIEIDLPLAKVYELLSNPVEFPKFLERIDKVERINSQTFEYKTEIGDEEFHWTTNIIDNLRNTRFAWITINGNLNQTGTIRFTPLDNGERTRVEFSLDYRTFFGEPSEELGEFIGNSEAQLKKDLAKFKELAEGGTFKEVSVEDNEEVTA
- a CDS encoding CsgE family curli-type amyloid fiber assembly protein; this translates as MSKKGLALVLVLAIGLTGKSKAMAQEVDCANYRYTIQEGDYLIKIARELGDSSKWTLLYSINNETFPDPDLIYPGQKLIIPPSFFNQVCTTLDANLIEVDTIAEVLDYRSESEKDPTANDEEQLAKLRELMAQLSEKKETNTDPGLEIDGLIIDETRSKMGKDFFDVFYQQWIAPENALNFTITIQERPMPGLGTIVSVKVNDQNTFQTRLQPKYELIQQYGWQAVVATHQHLKLQPTFKIY
- a CDS encoding curli production assembly/transport component CsgF, producing MSIKKSIYSLAFAALITLTASADVWGQQLVFNFRNPAFGGNPLNYQWMLSSANAQNKYQNDGFGGFNRDPLADFQQSLQRQVLSQLTREIVSERFGNADLTQQGTFEFGEFTISVNPGSDGISITILNILTGDETTITVPNI
- a CDS encoding CsgG/HfaB family protein, with protein sequence MNKKLLYSILAIFVTACSVQRPLQTERVSMGIESKVKEELKDLPAPSEKIVAAVYRFKDQTGQYKSSDRIASWSTAVTQGATSILIKAMEDSGWFIPIEREGLSNLLNERQIIQQIRAQNSGTQQVSPLPPLLYAGVMLEGGIIGYDTNIITGGVGARYFGTGANEQFRKDQITIYLRAVSTQSGRVLKTVHTTKSIISQQLESGIFRFIDSNRLLEAEAGYSYNEPPVLAVTEAIDEAVRLLVLEGIDENLWTAANESEYEQYLANHVEINRAKEINYFGMEAQPDRSKRLQFGLSYMYSEHIGNYSDVVGYSGVQLSIDKPLQNNLTANLTLFRSGIGAKNVFEDALTGADLSMDLLITNSQIPVAPFIGLGGSVLAYDYIPEFARYRFFPAALLKAGVVYKISPEVDLRLGIQYRYMLNDGIDGYSGGNIKDQYWNLNGGLVFKNLF